From Candidatus Methylomirabilis tolerans:
TTCCGAAGGCGGGATAAGGCGCGACAGCGAGTAGCCGCTCAGGACGATAGGGGCCTCCCGGTATGATCCGGGGGGCCCTTTGTGTTTCAAAGGTGACGGGCAGATTAGGGCCGGCAAGTTATGAGCTGAGATCTGCGGAGCCCTCGCGACGTCTCAGCGAAGCGAGAGATAATGCTTGGCAGTGTTCGGTCCAGACAGTATCATATTTTATGACGCGTGAAGATGGTATGAGGTGAAGCTGTCAGGAACTGAGCGGGGAAGATGGAGCTTCACGGGCGAACGGCGTTAGTGACAGGGGCGGCCAGGCGCGTGGGTCGAGCCATCGCCTTGGCGATGGCCGGACGGGGCGCGGATGTGGTGATCCACTACAAGAGCAGCGCATCCGAGGCCCACGAGACGGTGGAGGCGGTAGAGCGACTCGGTCGCCGAGCGGTCGCCATCCAGGCTGATCTGGCGGAGCCGGATCAGGTCGAGGCGCTTGCCGACCGTGCCATTGGGGTATGTGGAAAGGTTGACGTCCTGGTGAACAGCGCCGCGATCTTTCGGAGGACGCCGCTCGAACATCTCACCCTAAAGGACTGGGAACAGTTCCTGCGCATTAACCTTACGGCCCCGTTCCTGCTGGCCAGGCGACTTGGCCTGCTGATGCGGCGGCAGGGAGCCGGGAAGATCATCAATGTCGCCGATGTCGCAGGGATCAAACCGTGGGCCGACTTCCTGCCCTATTCTGTCTCCAAGGGGATGTTGATCACTATGACCCAGGGGCTGGCGAAGGCGCTGGCGCCGGAGGTCCAGGTGAACGCCGTAGTCCCCGGTACCGTCTTGCTGGCGGAGGACTATAGTGAGAAGGAGCGGGAGTCGATCGTGAAGGGCACACCCCTTAAGCGAATCGGCGACTCGTCCGACATTGCCAACACCGTTCTCTTCCTTGTGGAGGGCTCGGATTTCATCACTGGTCAAGTCGTAGTGGTGGATGGGGGCCGATCGATCCAGTGAGAAACCAGGCAGGATGAGATGAGTCACATCCAAAGGAAGCCCCCAAGCGTGCAGCCGACTCTCTACCTGAGGCAAGTAGAATTGGGCGAGATGGCCAACTACGTCTATCTCATCGGGTCAACCACAACGAAAGAGGCTGCGGTGATTGATCCGGCCTGGGAGATCGACAGGATCGTCGAGATCGCCAAAGCAGACAGCATGACAATCACTCACATCCTCGCCACTCATACCCACCCTGATCATGTGGGTGGCAAGCTGTATGGTCTTCAAATTCAGGGAATCGCGGAACTGCTCGAGCGAGTAGACGCGAAGGTGATAGTCCACAGAGCTGAGGCCGACCACCTGACCCCTCTTGCCGGATCGAACATCGTGCGAGTTGATCATGGGGATACTCTGCATCTCGGTGATGTCGCCGTCACAATTCTCCATACTCCTGGCCACACGCCGGGGTCTCAATGTTTTCTGGTGCAGGATCATCTGATCTCTGGCGACACGCTGTTCATCAGCTCGTGCGGCCGAGTCGATCTCCCCGGCAGCAGTCCCGAGCAGATGTACGATTCGCTGACCAACAGGTTGATGAAGTTGGACGACAAGACCGTAGTCCTGCCCGGCCACAACTATGCTGCCGGCCGTACCTCCAGCACTATCGGCGAGGAGCGGAAAAAGAACCCCTGTCTTCAGTACCGCTCCTTGACTACGTTCCTCCGCGCCATGGGCAATGCCTGAATCCGGCGGGGCGCCGATCTCTCGACAATACTCAAGACCAGTCTACTCGGCTTCCAGGCTCTCCACCTACGAGTCCTGCCCCCTTCAATTCAGGTTTCGCTATATCGACCGGATCCCTCGAACGGAGGAGTCGATTGAGGCCTACCTTGGCTCACGGGTCCATGAAGCGCTGAACACACTGTACCGAACGCTTCAGCTTGGCGATGAACTAAGTCTGGCTGATCTGTTGAACGACTATCATGGACAATGGGGACAGCACTGGCATGACCAGGTCAAGATCGTCAAACAGGACCGTTCGGTTGAGTATTACAAAGAGGTTGGCGAGCGTTGTCTGGTGAACTACTATCAGACTCATGCGCCATTCAACCACGGACAGATACTGGGATTAGAATATCAGGTATCCGCCTCCCTTGATCCTCATGGCTATTATAAGATTCAAGGATATATCGACCGTCTTGTGAGCGTCGGGTCGGGACGTTATGAGATCCATGATTATAAGACGTCCGGTCGTCTACCGCGCCAGGGAGATCTCGATGCCGATCGGCAACTGGCCCTCTACCAGCTTGCGGTAGAAGGGATGTGGCCTGATGCCAAAGAGGTCGAGTTGGTCTGGCACTACCTGGCCTTTGGAAAGGAGCTCCGTTCAAGGCGAACGCCGAATGCGCTCGAAAGACTGAAAAGTGCGACAATCGCCGTCATCGACCGGATTGAGGCCGATACCGAGCTCAAGCCGATCAAAAGCAATCTCTGCCATTGGTGCACCTACCAGAACATCTGCCCGCTTTGGGGAGATCGCCCTGATTCAACCCCTGTCCAATCGACAAACACCTGCGGCAATGGGCGATCGATGGGCGCCCATGGCTCCGCCGAGCGAGGCGGGCTTGACCTGCAATCTATTTCTCGCGATGCGCTTCAGGAGGCGATTGCGGTGGCGGCCGAGCAGGAAGGGGCAGAGGTCCGTTTTGTCGAACACGGTCAGCTCTGGATCAGCATGGGTCAATTGCAACCGACGATCAACCTGGACGGTACGGTGGACGGGTGGGTCCGGCTATCCACCGAAAGCTTATCTCTGCTTTTCAGGCAGGTAGAACTGGCGCGGTTGAGTGCCCCATTTGTTGACAAGCTGCAGCGGTACCTTGCGTTGTGACACCCGTTTACACTCTGTCCTCTCACGCCGATAGGCCGATCCATAGGGTAGGGGACCGATGCCAGGAATAAAAGCCTCATGCACAGAGAGTCTGACAGTTCACTGCCTTCCCCGCACGCCGCACCCCCTGCGGTACGCGCGGGTTTTAACGCCGATTGGACGGCTCTATGTGGCCCATTGTGGCAAGGTGATCTGCTGTGTCACCCTCGGGTCGGATGGGCGTCGCTTTGAGCAGGCATGTACGAAAACGTTCGGCGTTCGACCGATACGGGATCCCCGCCTACCGGAAGAGATGGCCAAACAGATATTGGATCATCTGGCTGGGAGGCGACGCTTCTCCGGCCGGATTGATCTATCCCGCCTCACACCCTTCCAGCAGAGGGTCTTACGAAAGGTCCGAACAATCCCCGTAGGCGAAGTGCGCTCGTATCGATGGGTCGCACAAGCGATCGGTTCGGAGCGAGCAGCTCGTGCGGTCGGGACGGCCTTGGCCGAGAATCCGGTCCCGTTATTGATCCCGTGTCACCGGGTGGTCAGGAGCGACGGCCGCCTTGGGGAGTATTCCGGGGGTGGCCCTTCGGTAAAGGCGACGTTGCTGGCTTTCGAAGGCGTCGATCTGGATGGTGTGATAGGCCTGCGGAGCCGCCGCAAGATCACAATCGTCCGCCGACGTAAGGCCGGCGCGGATCGCCCGGTTTCTGCAGCTTGACAGCCCTGAGACCCTTGGCTATAGTAGGTACGCCCTTGTGCCGGCGTAGCTCAGTTGGCAGAGCAGCTGATTCGTAATCAGCAGGTCGAGGGTTCGAATCCCCCCGCCGGCTCCAGTCGTTTGACCTGTCCGCCATCAGGCAGGTCGGCGCGTTGTGCGGTCGGTGCATCGCCGCACAACAGTATCGCGTGAGTTCCGCTCTTACACGGCTCAGCAATCGTATCACGATGTGGGATGGCATCGAGAGGCGTATTGCGGAGGCTGTCGATCACTACCTGTTGATCGTGTTCCCCAATTGTTCTGGTGCAACGTGGTATAATGATTTCGTTGATCCCCTGTAGCCTGGAGTATCACATGAAGAAGCAATGTCTTGGCGGATTCGCTACGGTACTGATTGTCCTTGCCCTCCAGGGGTCAAGTCTTGCGCTTGAAGGCAAATCACCGGAAGCCGAGCGCAAGCCGGCTGCGAATCGGGCGACAACGGCGGAGGCGCATTACGAGCTCGGCGTCTCGTACCATGAGCGGATGTTTACCGATCTCGACCAGGCGATTACCGAGTACGAGCAGGCAGTCAAGCTTCGGAGCGATTTCGCCGAGGCACACTACCATCTGGGGCTCTCGTACCATACGAAGGCCAAATTGGGTGTTGACGATAAGGCGCTCTACCGCAAGGCGCTGAAAGAGTACAAGTTATATCTGCAGTACCTGCCTAAGGGGCCATTGGCCGAAAAGGCTCGGCAGAACATTAAGGTTGTGACGCCGAGACTTCGATAGGCGTTCGGTGCAAGGGTGATGAGTGATGGATTGCTGTAACGGGGTCGGCAGGCGTAATTTCTTATTGTTAGTCGTGGGGTCTTTGCTTGGATTCGTTGTCCCTCGGCGCGCCTATGGTTTCACCATCATCTCTGAAGCTGATGAGAACGAGATCGGCAAGAGGGCGGATCAAGAGATTCTCGGGCATTTTGGGCGCTACCGCGATCAGCAACTGCAAGCGTATGTGGAATCGATCGGTCAGCGACTGCTCGACGGGATTGGCCCAACCAGTTTCCGCTATAGCTTCAAGATTATCGATGTTCCCGAAGTCAACGCGATGGCTTTGCCAGGCGGCTATATCTACATCACTCGAGGCATGCTGGCGATGCTGAATAGCGAGGCGCAACTCGCGGGGGTCCTCGGCCACGAGATCGGCCACGTCACCTCTCGTCATGCGGCGAAACAGCTCACTAAGGCATTCGGCGCGCAGATCCTGTCGCTGGGCCTCATGGCCGCGAGCCCTGGCGGTCGTCAGAACACAGGGGAGTGGGCGAAGGTGTCGGGAGCCATCTTCGAGCACGTGCTCTTGGGGTATGGTCGAGAGGCGGAGTTGGAGGCTGACGAATTGGGGCTCCGCACGGCCCAACGCGCCGGGTATGATCCAGAGGAAATGGTGGCTTTCCTCAAGGCGATGAAGGTAAAGGAGCGACTGGAGGCGTTGGGCTATCACGGCTTTCAAGGGACCCATCCGGAGACTATCGATCGAGTCGTGAAGGCCGAGACCATGGCGTCCATTCTTATTGAGCAAAGCGGCGGCAGTATCGAGGTAAAGGCGAACGAGTATAAAGCGCACCTCGACGGTCTGGTGTACGGAGCGAAGCGTGATAATCGTCACCTGAGGATCTACGTGGCCAAAGATGGAGATACACCCACAACCGTGGCCAGGGATGTGTTGGGCGATCAGCAACTGGCGTGGGAGGTGGCGAATCTGAACGGGATCAAGGAGGCGATGCCCTTCCATGAGGGGGACCAGGTGAAACTGTTGCCGCCTGTATCCAAGGGATCACAGGGAGAACGGCAGTTAAAGCTCTCTCCGAACTGAACATGTTGGCGAGAAGACAACAGATACGACGAGCAGAAAAGACGCTCATGATGTTGCGAACCCATTGGCCCTCTGGAGTAAGAGACCAGAGGGTTTTCATTTTCGCCTGTGCCGATGACATGCATGCCACTGTCTGCCTGAGTTGGAAGAGGGGGGAGCGGGTCGTGTGCGTTCGTGGGGAAGGATCAACCGCATGAGAGCGAATGGAGGAGCAAGAGATGGCGACGCGATTCGCCGGATGTTCGGCGGCATTGCGCCGCGATACGATCTTCTCAATCGCCTCCTCAGTCTTGCGCGGGATCGCTACTGGCGCCGGGAGGCCGTGGCTCACGCTCAGCTCCCTGCGGGTGGGATGGCGCTCGATGTCTGCACCGGGACCGGCGACATGGCCCTCGAATTGGCCAAGCAGTTTCCTTCTACCAAGGCGATTATCGGCGTGGACTTTTGTCTGCCGATGATTCGCATCGGCGCGGAGAAGGTGGCCCGCAAGGGTCTGACCGATCGTATCAGGCTACAGGCCGCCTCGGCTGAGGCCCTGCCGTTTAAGGCCGATACCTTCGATGCCGTCACCATCGCTTTCGGCATCCGCAACGTGGTGGATCGCAAGTGTGGGTTGGCGGAACTCTGGAGGGTGCTGCATTCTGGGGGTGTGGCGATCATCCTGGAGTTTGCCACGCCCCAGGGACCATTCTTCGGGTGGCTCTATCATTTCTATTTCCATCATGGGCTTCCCAGATTGGGTGGTCTGATTTCCGGGGACGCTCAGGCGTATAGCTATCTGCCGGCTTCCGTATCCGCTTTCCCCGCCCCACAGGAGCTGTCTAGGATGATGGAAGAGGTAGGCTTCCACAATGTGCACTTCCGCACGCTGACCGGTGGGATCGTCACTCTTCATGTAGGAAGGAAATTGGCGTGAACGTGCTGCAGTCAGCCATTCGTAAGGCAGCCCTATTTTTCGAACTGATCAAGTTTTCTCACACGATCTTCGCGCTCCCGTTTGCCTTTATGGGCGCGATTTTGGCAGCCAGAGGGGTTCCAGCACCGTCGACGCTCCTCTGGATTGTGCTGGCTATGGTCGGCGCAAGGAGCGGCGCCATGGCGATCAACCGTCTGGCCGACCAGGAGTTCGATGCGGCAAATCCCCGCACGCGGGAGCGGGCCCTGCCGAAGGGACTGGTTCGGCGCGGAGAAGTGATCCTGTTCACGCTCGGATCCTTCGCGCTGTTTCTGTTTGCCGCGGCCCGGCTAAATCCCCTCTGTCTGAAGCTGGCGCCTTTTGCGATGGCGGTGCTGATTCTGTATTCCTACGCGAAGCGCTTTACCTTTTTTTCCCATGTGATCCTGGGGCTGACGCTGGCCATGGCGCCTCTTGGCGCATGGATCGCAGTATCCGGGGAAATAGCGGCGGTTCCAGTCGTACTTGGCCTCGCTGTCCTCTTCTGGGTAGCCGGGTTTGATATTCTGTATGCCATGGCTGACATTGACTTTGACCGGGTTGCCGGTCTCTATTCGATTCCGGCTCGGTTCGGCGCAGCGAGCGGGATGGTCATCTCTCGAGTCTTGCACGCGCTGACCCTGCTGCTTCTTCTGCTCCTGATTTTCCTCTCCGGCCTGCGCTCTTTCTACCTGACCGGCGTTCTCCTCGCCTCGGGCCTCCTGGTGTATGAGCATCTGCTCCTTCTCCGCTACGGCCTGAAGCGGCTCGACGCCGCCTTTTTCACGGCGAACGGTCTCCTGAGCATCATCCTCTTCTGTTTCACCCTCCTCGATGTTGTTCTGCTGTAGCG
This genomic window contains:
- a CDS encoding SDR family oxidoreductase, with the translated sequence MELHGRTALVTGAARRVGRAIALAMAGRGADVVIHYKSSASEAHETVEAVERLGRRAVAIQADLAEPDQVEALADRAIGVCGKVDVLVNSAAIFRRTPLEHLTLKDWEQFLRINLTAPFLLARRLGLLMRRQGAGKIINVADVAGIKPWADFLPYSVSKGMLITMTQGLAKALAPEVQVNAVVPGTVLLAEDYSEKERESIVKGTPLKRIGDSSDIANTVLFLVEGSDFITGQVVVVDGGRSIQ
- a CDS encoding MBL fold metallo-hydrolase, giving the protein MSHIQRKPPSVQPTLYLRQVELGEMANYVYLIGSTTTKEAAVIDPAWEIDRIVEIAKADSMTITHILATHTHPDHVGGKLYGLQIQGIAELLERVDAKVIVHRAEADHLTPLAGSNIVRVDHGDTLHLGDVAVTILHTPGHTPGSQCFLVQDHLISGDTLFISSCGRVDLPGSSPEQMYDSLTNRLMKLDDKTVVLPGHNYAAGRTSSTIGEERKKNPCLQYRSLTTFLRAMGNA
- a CDS encoding PD-(D/E)XK nuclease family protein yields the protein MPESGGAPISRQYSRPVYSASRLSTYESCPLQFRFRYIDRIPRTEESIEAYLGSRVHEALNTLYRTLQLGDELSLADLLNDYHGQWGQHWHDQVKIVKQDRSVEYYKEVGERCLVNYYQTHAPFNHGQILGLEYQVSASLDPHGYYKIQGYIDRLVSVGSGRYEIHDYKTSGRLPRQGDLDADRQLALYQLAVEGMWPDAKEVELVWHYLAFGKELRSRRTPNALERLKSATIAVIDRIEADTELKPIKSNLCHWCTYQNICPLWGDRPDSTPVQSTNTCGNGRSMGAHGSAERGGLDLQSISRDALQEAIAVAAEQEGAEVRFVEHGQLWISMGQLQPTINLDGTVDGWVRLSTESLSLLFRQVELARLSAPFVDKLQRYLAL
- a CDS encoding methylated-DNA--[protein]-cysteine S-methyltransferase, producing the protein MPGIKASCTESLTVHCLPRTPHPLRYARVLTPIGRLYVAHCGKVICCVTLGSDGRRFEQACTKTFGVRPIRDPRLPEEMAKQILDHLAGRRRFSGRIDLSRLTPFQQRVLRKVRTIPVGEVRSYRWVAQAIGSERAARAVGTALAENPVPLLIPCHRVVRSDGRLGEYSGGGPSVKATLLAFEGVDLDGVIGLRSRRKITIVRRRKAGADRPVSAA
- a CDS encoding tetratricopeptide repeat protein; translated protein: MKKQCLGGFATVLIVLALQGSSLALEGKSPEAERKPAANRATTAEAHYELGVSYHERMFTDLDQAITEYEQAVKLRSDFAEAHYHLGLSYHTKAKLGVDDKALYRKALKEYKLYLQYLPKGPLAEKARQNIKVVTPRLR
- a CDS encoding M48 family metalloprotease; this translates as MDCCNGVGRRNFLLLVVGSLLGFVVPRRAYGFTIISEADENEIGKRADQEILGHFGRYRDQQLQAYVESIGQRLLDGIGPTSFRYSFKIIDVPEVNAMALPGGYIYITRGMLAMLNSEAQLAGVLGHEIGHVTSRHAAKQLTKAFGAQILSLGLMAASPGGRQNTGEWAKVSGAIFEHVLLGYGREAELEADELGLRTAQRAGYDPEEMVAFLKAMKVKERLEALGYHGFQGTHPETIDRVVKAETMASILIEQSGGSIEVKANEYKAHLDGLVYGAKRDNRHLRIYVAKDGDTPTTVARDVLGDQQLAWEVANLNGIKEAMPFHEGDQVKLLPPVSKGSQGERQLKLSPN
- the ubiE gene encoding bifunctional demethylmenaquinone methyltransferase/2-methoxy-6-polyprenyl-1,4-benzoquinol methylase UbiE translates to MRANGGARDGDAIRRMFGGIAPRYDLLNRLLSLARDRYWRREAVAHAQLPAGGMALDVCTGTGDMALELAKQFPSTKAIIGVDFCLPMIRIGAEKVARKGLTDRIRLQAASAEALPFKADTFDAVTIAFGIRNVVDRKCGLAELWRVLHSGGVAIILEFATPQGPFFGWLYHFYFHHGLPRLGGLISGDAQAYSYLPASVSAFPAPQELSRMMEEVGFHNVHFRTLTGGIVTLHVGRKLA
- the ubiA gene encoding putative 4-hydroxybenzoate polyprenyltransferase produces the protein MNVLQSAIRKAALFFELIKFSHTIFALPFAFMGAILAARGVPAPSTLLWIVLAMVGARSGAMAINRLADQEFDAANPRTRERALPKGLVRRGEVILFTLGSFALFLFAAARLNPLCLKLAPFAMAVLILYSYAKRFTFFSHVILGLTLAMAPLGAWIAVSGEIAAVPVVLGLAVLFWVAGFDILYAMADIDFDRVAGLYSIPARFGAASGMVISRVLHALTLLLLLLLIFLSGLRSFYLTGVLLASGLLVYEHLLLLRYGLKRLDAAFFTANGLLSIILFCFTLLDVVLL